The genome window actTATATAACCTCTCCagagtgttctgggtctaccctgggGCCTCCTGCCAGTTGGACGTGCCCTGAAAACTTCTAATAGGAGGCactcaggaggcatcctgatcagatacccGAACCACCTCCATTGGCCTCTttcaacgtgaaggagcagcagctttaGTCTGAGCTCCcgccggatgtctgagctcctcaccctatctctaaggctgagcccagccaccttacacaggaaactcatttcggctgcttgtatccacgatctcgGTCACTTCCCAAAGATCATGATCATAGGTGAGGGTCGCAACATAGATGGGCCAGTAAATCAAGAAATTTGTCTTATCGCTCAGCTCCCGTTTCACCACAAACATATTCACtaaagcaccaaatgtgtattaatcccttactgaaaatagtccccaacaaatgcacatgttacCCCTGTTTGAGTGACATTCGTTATAAACTGCAGTGCCCAACTGTTGAAGGGAATAATTaatcctttttaaaaaacataagcTATATAGTTGTGATGTGTCTTTACAGAGTTATGTTTTCGGAACAAAGTGAGAGCCACAAACAGGCTGGCAAAGTTAGAGAATATTGAGAGATAGACTAAGACACTGTTGCCTCAGGTCTTTTTGAGGGATTTattaacaatgacaaaaaatatagaatattgcCAGCATTCTAATTAAATGTCCAGACTGAGCTCCTCTACTTATTTCAAGTtttgaattttaatttagtgaaaaagtaacatttttctttctctcttaaCTTTCTTCCTGTGCAGGATTCAACATATAATCAACCTCTCTCTATTCCAATGGCTGGACTGGCTCTGAAAACCAGAGTATTTGCTGCTGTGAAAGCCACAAACTTAGACAAACGGTATGAGATAACACCTGATTATTCATTATTAAATACTgattttctcttaattttcagatgacatttttccaatacAAAAACAGCTTCAGTGAAGCAGAGACAGGGTTCGTACGGACAGGGACAAGTCAGATTCAAAGACTTTCAAGTACTTCTTTaatcacttatttttatttttgaggaTTAAATTGTTTTCTCGACAAACATCTGTTGCAGGGGAGTGGTGCAAAATCATAAACAGAGCAAATGCATGCTACCACAGCCAAAAAATAACTCATTATTAATTAACTGCTTATAATGTTTCAGACCTGTGATTGGCATTTACAGAAAGAGCAGGAAATTAAAAGCAGGATTAGAAAGTTATTACAAGCACGTCCATTCTTTGCTTcctagtttttaaaaaaattctaatttaaaacaatttgttaattgttttattGAATAAGTCTGTTGTCAACTCAAGTTTATCAAGTACTTTTTTTCAAGGAACAAGTCTGACTTTCAAGATCTTCCAGTACCTACATGTCTGAGTGCGAAATTCAAGTATTTTAAGCACGTTAAGCACCTTGTACGAACCCTGTGGAGGTGATATTTTGGTCAATAACAGCATCGTTCCCACCATCAATTTTTACAGATTTAGTCCTTTTTCTCTATGCTTTCCCTACATTCATTATGCCATTATGTTATTATTCGACATGAAGGCGCCAGTCTGCAGCAGAGAGCGCCCCGATCTGTGCTTTCCCATGTGCAGTTAGATCTCTATCCTCCATCCCGTCTCACAGTGTTGCCCCTTTGCAGGTGGAACATTTTGATGGACTACTGTTACACAACCCCCTCAGGGAATCCTAATGATGAACTCCGCTATGACCTTTTCTTTGGgtaatttcactttttttttcttctcaagaTGGTGACTTGATAAACCACAAAAGGGAGTCATTACCCATTCAGGCTGTCCAAACGGCTTATCCTCATGAATGattccttttttccttccttctcaATGAGAGCTTAAGCATAAATTTAGACACCAAATCTATCATTTTCAGGGTGTGCgtaacatgtgtgtgtatgtgtgttgtacTCCTTCCACACAGCTGCTACAAAGACCCGCAGACGACCGTTTTTGAGAATGGGAAAAGTCAGATGGGACGTTTTTCCTTCGAGGTTTTCCGTTTTGTTAAACACAGACACCAGAAGATGTCCACTGTGTTTCTGCACTGTGTCACCAAGCTTTGCCGGGCAGACGATTGCATCATGCTCATACCAGTAAGTGCAAAATCATGATCTCAGTTTGTGTCCCCTGACCTCAGTGAGGGCTAAGATCTGATGATGTGATCGGCAGATTTGTGGGCGACGGCGCAGGCGGGATGGAGAGGAAAGCCTTGATTCCCCACCAGCAGCATCTGGGAACGCTGTCATCTCTGCTGGACCAATCATCACCAGGAGTGGTATGAACAATAAACTGACTCTTACAGGAATcgttttgacattttgggaaatacgcttATTCACTAACTGAGAGTTAGATAAAAAGATTGATATCACTCACAttagcccagtcaccagaataaatgttgccaCTGaacctttctgcaaaccacagatacattacatttgtacgtttcatacgcATCATATTTCTAAAGTGCTGTAGCTCAGATTATAATTACTGCATATGAGCCGAGcttctcatcaggaggaggaagggatgGTAGTTAATGACAGGTGGGCGAGAcggctgccaagcagcagaccactgtttgagtgATAgcttcagccatgtttgtagtgatCAAGctgagtattaaaaaaaaaaaagagcataaACAACTATAAAGTCTGTGTCCAGCTCCTGTATTAGAGTATGTAGGATGGAAAATTGAAAATGGGAAATGAAAATggctacatatgaaacatacaaatataacatatggttgtcagaaatgtataatgcctacccagtctcactccgaagttgtcgcaaatctggcgcttgggcactGACTTGCAGCATTAGGAAGTAGGGCATTAAcgacattgatttttttcaggttgacttatctgtcaataaagtcgaaGTCGAGtcaacaagtcatttgatgacgtcatcacattgacacggtggaggaaagtgaagtatctccacacatgtgatgtgtgtctgtcaaggcccgaacatactccgGCGGAACGTAcacggaacggactccgcggaggtccgcacggactcaaagcggacgtccgcaagccctgtgcacgcaaagctcagattttacgaccgtgcGGACTctgctccgcgcaccagtgactgctcggcatgtatttttcacatcgcggggatttttcacggacgtttttacaggaaactacaacgcggaagtgcgctcgactacgacagcccgaatgactgcggacattcctcgcggagtctgctCCACTTAGGTATcagtgtaagccaatcagaggcagcgattgcattccgtacacaagcacacacagagaggccaTTTACACgtggccggctattttcataaacggacatttcaccgtctacgttttcaaaaagatcttcgtttacacttacccgtgtatatatacacaagagcatgccaaacctgtaggtggcagtgtaacgagaagctcaagccttccatgtatccattgtcaccatagcaacataggtcgcacttttgacacaggcgcaagttccggcgcatactgtgacgtcggctgcctataactccgtctatctctgtttatctcagtttacatgcaaacgtgCAACCGGAGTTtaccaaaatctccactctggccggagtttttagaaagactcgttttcagaggagaaatctccgtttgcgtgtaaacgaagggcacaaacgaaggaagatgtctccgtttatcaaaatcaccgtgtacatgtaaacggcctcagagaaagagagggaaaaaacacacgacttgtcgactcctcctGGGGGGTGTTGACTTGTGCCACTGATGTCGACACGTCGACAAATCggcttttctgttaatgccctattAGGAAGcaatgaaaaaaggcgtccttttacgttggcatgatacatggctggCCGAAACACGGCGGGACacggacgaaagttaaggcgccGAAAGACTGGGGCAGGCTGGAGGGGTggcagatgggtccaacaaacacagagtttTACCTGAGAAAGCGGTGTCCGtatccctaaacctaaccacgtgcttttattgccttgtgtgtttgttgttgaagggaaaaaaacatcagtttgcattgttgtacctatgtagtgcgtttattttgaacgACACTGTATATAGACGGTATATTTCccgtgaaaacagaagtgttttctgaaagaagacaatgcatgtaacaggcagaacttgacatggcgtcccagcacgtcaacatccaacacacccagggtactttgcatgtcgtatgtggacTTGGAAAGTCAATATGTGACAGGatgggagtgagaatatgtgAGAATACCAACGCTTGGGCAGAGACTTCCGccgtcagacacagacaaaaaagccgtcctttcacattggcatgcTACACAGCTGGTCGCCGTTATTGTGTAATGTTGGCGTCAAGGGGAAGCACAGCGggacaacaacataagttaagGGGTTGAATGTCCAAGTATGGCGggtgggacgggtgctggatgggtccgccaaccactgactttcacctgtgaAGCAAGTGTTCGCTTCCCGtatgactgtaaagccaaaccctgttcttttttcctacacccaaccacgtgtgtgtgttggttaaacgtaaccacatgcatttgttgttgaagggaaaaaaaacatcaattcaatTTGAACTGACGTAGTACgttgagtttgaaagagacagtatgtaaaGTGTACATGGAAGtagacacggcgtcccagaacatcaaccttggacgtcatatgttgATGTAGAAAGTCCATGCCCAAACGTCAacatgtgatgaggttggagtgagaatgtgttgacaatGCCAACACAATGCCTCTGCATCTCCTGCAGCCGTACAGATTAGCTTAGACTCAGTAAAAGGTCACTAACTTTCAATATTTAAGATTCCAAGAACTTTATTATAAATCACGTAGTGACAGCAGATTGTCTTAGTTAGGGGCTCGTAAACACCAAAGAAAGAACATATAGAcccataaaagaaaaaacaaacaattccATAAGTAAATAAGAGCAGGTGTGCAATGGTGCATTAAAAATGTGGTGACAGTCTATTTGGCCTTGTTTAGAATAGATACTGCAGTGGGAATAAAAGAGATACTGTAATTCTTTTTTTGGCCGGAGGTACTCTGAAGAGGCTGCCTGGCAGGAGTAGCTGAAAGCAGTGGTGAAGGTGTGTGAGGGGTCCTTAGTGATGAGGTCTGCCTTTCTTTTCACTGCACAGCTGTGAAAGTCTGAGAGGTTGCTTGATGATcttgtgagttttttttttttttttttgctcttctcAGTGAGGAATTTGTACCAGGATATGGTGTTGATTGTGAGGACTGCTGTTAAAATGCCTGTGTGATGTTAAAACTTTTCAGCCTCATCAGGAGAAACATGCTGGGCCTTTGTGTAGACCTCGTCTGCGTGCTGTGTGGAGGATAGGTGGCGTCAATGTTAGTGCAGTACAGCCCGAGGGGTCCAGAGAGAGGGTGTGAGGCATCATGTGCACAGCATCCCAAACAACATAGCCAGAGGCCCATGATGTCCACATTTGGACAGGGTGTGCTTGTCTGTAGGAGGGCCACCAAGGCCATGTCATCAGCAAACTAAAAAAGTGACAGTCCATCGCTCTTGCAAGTTTAAAATCATTCAATTTGACATGTTTGGGTTCGTCCTTTAAAAAGTCTATAAAGTCAGTGATGCGTTAACCAACCTTGGAGGCGGTGCagaagtgtttttgtgtttactgtgtttaaagCAGATGATAAGTTCATGAATAAAATCCTGACATATGAGTTAGTAGAGTCGAAGTGCATAAACACTGCACCCAGACAAGTTAGCCTGGCATCCTCTACAAACTGGAGCTGGTCCAGATGCTCCCCCACCATGGCCGCAGTCACCACCCTCTCCATGTATTTGCAGAGGCTGGAGGTGAGGGCCACAGGCCTCAATTTGTTCATGGCTTTGGTGTGGGGTTTTTTAGGAGCACGGATGACAGTTGTTTTCTTCCACGCATTTGGGATGAACTGGTGTTTCGAAACAGTTGGCAATGCCTCCCTCGCATTTACCCTGGTGAACCTCTCCTCCATCTTATTTTTGTAGTTAAGCTTGGCCAGCTTGGTTTTATGTTTCAGCTCCCTTTTCAGTTCAGTGACATGTTGGAGACATATGCAGCAGATATATTTCCGTAACTTATTCTAGCGTTCTGTCTAGTCATGTTGGAGGTGTGACATGCTGCTCCAGCTTTGGGAGTAATGTAGTGACATTACAGCTGTTGAAACCCCCAAGAAGAAAGACGGGCCAATCAGTTGTGATCAGCTGTCAGCGCTGATGTAGCTGTCTGCGATGCGTTGTGTTATCAGGGCCTGTGACCTAGGCAAGAATCACAATCAGTTGTGTGAACTCGTAAAGTATAGTGAGGACGGTTATAATTTCAAGTGCTGTGAGCGGTCAGCCTCATGTACTGTAAAGCTGATTGCCCATTCCATGTTCATAGACATGCAGAGCCCGCCCTTAACtgattttcctgtttttctagTGTCCCTGTCAAAGCCATTGCCAGTGGACGCTTTGTCTTTGTGCTGAAGGCATAGCACATCCATGACAGGACCACTGTAGCAGGGGTTCATGGGGTGCCTTGGGAGTTGTTAGGGATCTGGCTTGCCATCCTTTGCCACAGCAGGATACTAAGCTGACATcctgacactgacactgtgaCACTGCCACCCATCTCACTTAAGCACCCAGGATCCAGGGGTGTGTGGGCCAGGGAGGACAGCCGACTGTTGGTCCCTGGCGAGGGACGACCCTACAGCCTGATCTCCCTCCCTTCTTCTGATACTCTGCCAGAGTAGCGTTTCAGGGTCATGAACcaaaaattaaaccaaaatattagtagtagtagtttttcCAGGCGTCAAGGTTGGCAAGTATGTGTGAaagcgtatttcccaaaatgttgaactacagCTGTATTTAGATAAATAGATCAACACATCCACAGAGCCACTGAAGATTAAAATAtctgtaaaaaataatctgaatactttcaaaatattttttcagatGAAACTCCTGTCAACAACTCCCAACTTGGTAAGCACCCTTATGCAACGtcacaaaacataaaaagttgtaaaaaaaaatatcacccGTGActaagtgtgtgtgggtgtcggTGTAAAGACAGAGGATACCCATGGAAATTGATGATTTAAGGCAACAACAGGAAAgttccacctctctctctgaaagtaaaagaaacaaaccCAGGTCATGTTCAGCACTCGTCAATGAATGTGTATGTTTCAAGTTTCTGCTTTTCTTCACCTCTCAATCCTCCAGCATCTGGTGACCCCTCCCAGCCAATGAACCCAGTGACCAGTGCTCTGATCTCGGGCGTGGTCATCCTGGGCGGGGTCAGTGTGGGCTTCTTACTGCTGTCGCTTCGCCTCCTGCAGAAATCCCGCCTCCCAACAACCACAGCCTCAGGTGTTTGGAACCCcacctttaaataaatacacatctGTATATAATGACCTGTTGGGTACAcaaacatgtgcatgtgtgtttttctttgtacaCAGTTTATTAAATGTGTATATTGTATTGTTGTAGGTGTTGTGTATTTATTGCCTTTATTACCTCATTATTCTTGCTATTCATTGTCATCATATTGTTTGGTAAATCACAGTGTTTACAGAAGCTTTACACTCCGATGCAGATGGAAAACTTTAATCTTTAGATCTTGTAATAAAAGATTGCATCAGAAATAttccctttctttctttgatGCGGGCCAACACCTCACTGAAATAATTGTGTCTTCTCCAGTTCTTCAAATAAGCTTCACAAACAACACCTGTGTTTGATGaaaattactttttactttattttattttatcttattttattttacaaatctTATGGGTTAATACAAGAAGAATAAATAGCACtgacacaaaaatataaaccaacgtcacattttattctatttgattctactttattctattttatttaacttatgTTATTTTACAAATCTTATGGGTTAATAAAGAATTACGAAAAATAGCACTGAAGCAAAAATATaaaccactgtttttttttagttttttttttaaaaatttaatttaatcagatttaatttgatttaatttaatttaattttattttatttcattttattgtcaAAGCATAGCATTGCGACCCCTACAATATTAAATTAACAAATCAGCATTGTACAGTTTTCAAATCAAGAAAGTGGATTTATTGTTGAATAATTGTCTCAGCTGTATTACAAAGcttgaaaaaaagttttttcatCTGGTTCTAAAAATAATTTGTGAAACAGTGGTCTATTTTATAAATTAATATTTCAACACTTTAGGAAATAAACTGGGGATTGTTGTaacatatttttcatttctgtctgtATCTTGGAGCTCTTTCAGGCcactgtgtttaaaatgtgaCAGTAGTTGCACGTGTGTGCCATTAGATAGTGTACCtgttatatttgtaaaacaaaCAGTGTGTTACAAACTATTGAAACTGTTAAAAAGATTACCTGGATTTTCTGCATCGTtaggcccatagagcaggtgcactaCAGACTTCCACGAGCTGAGCATCTAGCCTCCAGTTTATTACTCTGCTAACTTAACTGGGGATAAATTGATTTAATTGTGTAGCTCTTTTAGACTTTAGTTCTGTTATCactgttatcagactgaatggatcaaatcccaataGTGAAACAAGTTATTTCGTGGGGGCTGTGATGCTCAAAGAAATGTGTCCACTGGCTTACAGATGTCTTTTTCACAAAGTATGTCTGTgagaaaaaagtctttttggaccccgtggcatcatgtgatggaaccagaagttgtaattccactgtttggccactatggaAGTTTGCTTCTAAGCCTAACCTGGGGCCTGACTAACTGTGACTCCTGTAGCCATGAACTAGCTTACCttacagctaacagctaaaacATTCGCACTGCTTGAAAGCTATCTACATAGATACATTATAAACATGCTTTAAGGTTAATGGATTTACTACAAAGCAGCCAATGGtattacaaaaagaaaagaagtaggCTAGAGAAAAATCATTCTTATcttaaaataagtgtttttccttACAAACTTGGCTGTGTACCACAGGATGCTACCTCCTCACATGAGGAATAaagattaaaactaaactatgTGCAGAGTGAGTCAGATGATTTGTAGCTTATTCCTGATTGGAGAAATTTAAAGCATTACAACTTTCCCCTGCAGAAACCATTGCTGGTCTCTCCTTCACTTATTCACTCTATCGCCCAGGGCTTCTTTGAAAGATTGATAACACTCTCATTCCCGTATGCTAGGTATCCATCTGTAATGGTTAGCTTAGCAAAAAggtttgttacctttggacagagctaggctagctgttaACCTtgctttgtgctaagctaaccatcagAGACAGTTAGTTAACACACGGAAAGTGTTTTAGATctcctcatctaactctcagcaagaaagcaaagaaaaaggATATTACCAACGTTGATCTATTCCTTTAAAGCAGGTGAAGTTAGCGGACAGTTAGGTTCGGATGACTGACGCTAAAAGCTTTAACGCAGATTCCGATGACTGACAGTATAATGCTATGCGAGTGAGGGCAAGGCTCAGCAGGTTTCCGCAATGCGTTGGCCTGTGGTTAATGCGGTGTGGTTAAaagcgtcatagtatagtatgtcatcaaaatgtcattaacagtgtcatagtacagtatgtcatcaaaatgtcattaaaagcgtatgtcatcaaaatgtcattaacagcgtcatagtatagtatgtcatcaaatgtcattaaaaacgtcatagtaggCCTATAGTACTAGTGCAGTGGCCGTAGTAAGCATATATTTTGGTAAGGATGCGTCAGTTGAAAGATGATCGGCTACATGTGTCTGTGATTGATATGGATACACATTGAGGTGTATATGTTTAATCAGTTGTTGTTTATGAAATTGTTGTAATGTCTTGCATTTGGCTTTTAGCAATGACACTGTAGGGAGTTGAACCCCATTTCACTAATGTGAAAGTACCACTACCAGTGTCTTTTtgctttttcctcctctgctggTGAGGAGAACGTCATGCCACGCAAAATTCCATGAGAGGGCGACAggaggggacagacagacagacagacagacatacacatacacataatgttCAACAtcaaaatgttataaaaaatattgtagtatagtatgtcatcaaatgtCATTAAAAGCATCATAGTAGGCCTATAGTACTAGTGCAGTGGCCGTAGTAAGCATATATTTTGGTAAGGATGGGTCAGTTGAAAGATGAAAGGCTACATGTGTCTGTGATTGATATGGATACAAATTGAGGTGTATATGTTTAATCAGTTGTTGTTTATGAAATTGTTGTAATGTCTTGCATTTGGCTTTTAGCAATGACACTGTAGAGAGTTGAACCCCATTTCACTAATGTGAAAGTACCACTACCAGTGTCTTTTtgctttttcctcctctgctggTTAGGAGAATGTCATGCCACGCGAAATTCCATGAGAGGGCGACAggaggggacagacagacagacagacagacatacacatacacatacacatacacataatgttCAACAtcaaaatgttataaaaaacattgtagtatagtatgtcatcaaaatgacattaaaagcgtcatagtatagtatgtcatcaaaatgtcattaaaaacgtcatagtatagtatgtcatcaaatgtcattaaaaacgtcatagtaggCCTATAGTACTAGTGCAGTGGCCGTAGTAAGCATATATTTTGGTAAGGATGCGTCAGTTGAAAGATGAAAGGCTACATGTGTCTGTGATTGATATGGATACAGATTGAGGTGTATATGTTTAATCAGTTGTTGTTTATGAAATTGTTGTAATGTCTTGCATTTGGCTTTTAGCAATGACACTGTAGGGAGTTGAGCCCCATTTCACTAATGTGAAAGTACCACTACCAGTGTCTTTTtgctttttcctcctctgctggTGAGGAGAACGTCATGCCACGCGAAATTCCATGAGAGGGCGACAggaagggacagacagacagacagacagacatacacatacacataatgttCAACAtcaaaatgttataaaaaacattgtagtatagtatgtcatcaaaatgtcattaaaagtgtcatagtatagtatgtcatcaaaatgtcattaaaaacgtcatagtatagtatgtcatcaaaatgacattaaaaacgtcatagtatagtatgtcatcaaaatgtcattaaaaacgtcatagtatagtatgtcatcaaaatgacattaaaaacgTCGTAGTAGGCCTATAGTACTAGTGCAGTGGCCGTAGTAAGCATATATTTTGGTAAGGATGCGTCAGTTGAAAGATGAAAGGCTACATGTGTCTGTGATTGATATGGATACAAATTGAGGTGTGTATGTTTAATCAGTTGTTGTTTATGAAATTGTTGTAATGTCTTGCGTTTGGCTTTTAGCAATGACACTGTAGGGAGTTGAACCCCATTTCACTAATGTGAAAGTACCACTACCAGTGTCTTTTtgctttttcctcctctgctggTGAGGAGAACGTCATGCCACGCGAAATTCCATGAGAGGGCGACAggaggggacagacagacagacagacagacatacacatacacatacacatacacatacacatacacataatgttCAACAtcaaaatgttataaaaaacattgtagtatagtatgtcatcaaaatataaaaaacgtcatagtatagtatgtcatcaaaatgtcattaaaaacgtcatagtaggCCTATAGTACTAGTGCAGTGGCCGTAGTAAGCATATATTTTGGTAAGGATGCGTCAGTTGAAAGATGAAAGGCTACATGTGTCTGTGATTGATATGGATACAAATTGAGGTGTGTATGTTTAATCAGTTGTTGTTTATGAAATTGTTGTAATGTCTTGCGTTTGGCTTTTAGCAATGACACTGTAGGGAGTTGAACCCCATTTCACTAATGTGAAAGTACCACTACCAGTGTCTTTTtgctttttcctcctctgctggTGAGGAGAACGTCATGCCACGCGAAATTCCATGAGAGGGCGACAggaggggacagacagacagacagacagacatacacatacacatacacatacacatacacatacacataatgttCAACAtcaaaatgttataaaaaacattgtagtatagtatgtcatcaaaatataaaaaacgtcatagtatagtatgtcatcaaaatgtcattaaaaacgtcatagtaggCCTATAGTACTAGTGCAGTGGCCGTAGTAAGCATATATTTTGGTAAGGATGCGTCAGTTGAAAGATGAAAGGCTACATGTGTCTGTGATTGATATGGATACAAATTGAGGTGTGTATGTTTAATCAGTTGTTGTTTATGAAATTGTTGTAATGTCTTGCGTTTGGCTTTTAGCAATGACACTGTAGGGAGTTGAACCCCATTTCACTAATGTGAAAGTACCACTACCAGTGTCTTTTtgctttttcctcctctgctggTGAGGAGAACGTCATGCCACGCGAAATTCCATGAGAGGGCGACAggaggggacagacagacagacagacagacatacacatacacatacacatacacatacacatacacataatgttCAACAtcaaaatgttataaaaaacattgtagtatagtatgtcatcaaaatataaaaa of Epinephelus lanceolatus isolate andai-2023 chromosome 4, ASM4190304v1, whole genome shotgun sequence contains these proteins:
- the zpld1b gene encoding zona pellucida-like domain-containing protein 1 — encoded protein: MTVGKPLSGAEMTRMCFVFLLMSNAASVSTQFNGYNCDASYHSRFPGERDISVYCGVQTITLKINFCPVLFSGYTEADLALNGRHSDTQCRGFINNNTFPTALLFSISLSTLEACGNSLVVSTAYGANAYGNMSLVQIGNVSGYIDTPDPPAIISYLPGLLYKFSCSYPLEYLVNNSQLASSSAAVSVKDSNGTFVSTLSMILYNDSTYNQPLSIPMAGLALKTRVFAAVKATNLDKRWNILMDYCYTTPSGNPNDELRYDLFFGCYKDPQTTVFENGKSQMGRFSFEVFRFVKHRHQKMSTVFLHCVTKLCRADDCIMLIPICGRRRRRDGEESLDSPPAASGNAVISAGPIITRSDETPVNNSQLASGDPSQPMNPVTSALISGVVILGGVSVGFLLLSLRLLQKSRLPTTTASGVWNPTFK